A single region of the Ctenopharyngodon idella isolate HZGC_01 chromosome 21, HZGC01, whole genome shotgun sequence genome encodes:
- the LOC127503771 gene encoding phospholipase A2 inhibitor and Ly6/PLAUR domain-containing protein-like, whose protein sequence is MDLQISVFLLFVLFSAGHSLSCYECKSVVSSCADQKLKTCPSGFSQCMSSTTVVQVGDFSAKVKAKDCAPACQSGSLNLGFVKTNISCCDTDKCNLQDAPAPSNIPNGRKCYYCDILSCTNTLICSGDEDHCIQIAWAFGGRSMVLKGCASKSLCDGIEFDIGVASFACCKGNLCNGAQSVNQRWEL, encoded by the exons ATGGATCTGCAAATCTCAGTTTTTCTTCTCTTTGTTCTTTTCAGTGCAG GACACTCTCTCAGCTGTTATGAGTGCAAGAGTGTGGTGAGTTCTTGTGCAGATCAGAAGTTAAAAACATGTCCTAGTGGATTTTCTCAGTGCATGAGTTCAACAACTGTGGTGCAAGTTG GTGACTTTAGTGCTAAAGTGAAGGCTAAAGATTGTGCTCCTGCCTGTCAAAGTGGGTCATTGAACTTAGGATTTGTAAAGACGAATATTTCCTGCTGTGACACAGACAAGTGTAACCTCCAAGATGCTCCAG CTCCGTCTAACATCCCCAATGGAAGGAAATGTTACTACTGTGATATTCTGAGCTGCACAAACACATTGATCTGTTCAGGGGACGAAGACCACTGCATTCAAATAGCAT GGGCTTTTGGAGGCCGGTCAATGGTGCTAAAAGGCTGTGCCTCTAAATCACTTTGTGATGGCATAGAATTTGATATTGGTGTTGCGAGCTTCGCATGTTGTAAGGGGAACCTGTGTAATGGTGCTCAGAGTGTCAACCAGAGATGGGAGCTCTAG